Within the Dolichospermum compactum NIES-806 genome, the region ATTACAAGAATTAGCAGATCAAGGTGTTCAAAGAAACCCAATTTTATAAAGATGTCAAACTAGAAGGCAAACTGGAAATCGTTCAACAACTTTTACAGCGAGGCATGACCTTAGCAGAGGTAGTCAGCCTGACAGGATTATCGGAACAAGAATTAGAGCAAGGGCTATCAACAGAAATTAAAAAAAATGGACAATTGATAACAGAAAATTAACAATTATCCATTAGAACTACCCTTAAAAATCTATTTTTTGGATAGGCTTGGCAGATTTACGTTTAGCCCAAACTCCCAACCCAAACAGAATGGTACTACCCACAACAGGCAAAGCATCTGTTTCCCAGGGAACAGGGGTTGCTGGGCTAAGGGTACTAGAAACAATATAGTCGTCACGGCCGCTGAAGTTTGTAAATTTAGCATCTACGGCCCCATAGCCACCACTATTATAGTAAAAATTAACTGGCTCGGATGTTGTATTGAAGGAAATTCCACCTGTATTTGACAAAAGTGGGGAAGATGAAGTGCCATTCCATTGGAATGTATTTGTCCCATTAGCAAAGCCACTCAGTCCCGTGATTGTATAAGCCACAGAGTCGCGGTTGTACGTGCCTGTGATTCCGGTAATAGAATAGGTGACTCCTGCTGTTGGGGTCACGTCTGCCGTCTGGAAAGTACCTGATGCCGATTGGTTAACGTCTCCAGTAAAAGACCAGTTCCAGAGTGAGATGGCTTGCGCGGGTGCGGAAAGCAAACCTAGACCGATAAGTGTTCCCCCGGCGATCGCGCTCTTTATGATAAGTTTAGTTAATGTTTTCACAGGATTTCCTCTTTTGTTAACGCGAAAAACTAAAACTTTGATTAATCTACCTCAAATTTTTCTCTAAAATCAAGTTTATCATCAAATATTTATGAATTTTTAGAAGAATTAGACATCAGCGAAAATACTTTAGCTGTTAATTTAGTAGGACTTACGCAAGTGTCACACTAAAANNNNNNNNNNNNNNNNNNNNNNNNNNNNNNNNNNNNNNNNNNNNNNNNNNNNNNNNNNNNNNNNNNNNNNNNNNNNNNNNNNNNNNNNNNNNNNNNNNNNNNNNNNNNNNNNNNNNNNNNNNNNNNNNNNNNNNNNNNNNNNNNNNNNNNNNNNNNNNNNNNNNNNNNNNNNNNNNNNNNNNNNNNNNNNNNNNNNNNNNNNNNNNNNNNNNNNNNNNNNNNNNNNNNNNNNNNNNNNNNNNNNNNNNNNNNNNTTAGGTTTAACTTATCCTACTATTCAAGGAATTATTACAGGTAAACTTAAAATGACAGCAGATATAGATTTACGCCTTTGTCGCTATAGATGGTTATTTCTTAAGATTGCAAAATGCTTATGAAATAATGGCAGCAAAAAGAAATTTAGGAGAAACTTTAAATCAAATTATTCCTTATTCTTTACTAGGAACAGATTAACGCAAATACGTTACATCTTCTTATCTGTTACAATGGTGAATGATAAAGTTACCAGCAAAGTAATGATTAAATTACAAGAATTGCAAGAACAGGTATTGGAATTACCAATCAAAGAACGCTGGACTCTTGTACAAACCTTACTAGCATCAATTCAACAAGAAACACTATCTTCTATTCCTCCTCAACCTACCCTAGAAACCTTATCTGAACTTGACCCCTGGACACAAAGCCTAATAGGTGTAATTCGCTTAGATTCAGAAAATCCAGAGGAAAGTTATATTAATTACCTAGTAATTTAGTAGGTTGGGTTGACGCAAGGAAACCCAACAATACCTGAGTTCGGTGTTAGGAGTTCGTGTTTTGGGGAGAAATGCCATCCTTAAGGATGTGGTAGTAGGACTAAATGAAACGGTAGGAAGATTAGATACTAACCTTGCTACTCTCCAAAGCAATTTTGCAGAGAATCAAAAATCAACCAATGCTGCTTTAGAAAGACTAGAAGCAATTTTGATCAAGCTGATGGATAGTTAGGAATGCAAATTTAATAACCTGCAATTCTGATTTAAACTGGGAATGGTGCGTTACGCTGTCGCTAACACACCCTACTTTTGCAATTTATTTAATTTAGGGAACACCAAAAAATAAATTACCCAATTTTGTGGGATGAGCATCCTGCCCGTCCTTGATGATTAGCGGGCAATTCGTCCCGCACCACAAGAAATTTTTGGGTATTTTTTTAATTGGAAGTTCCTTAATTCACATTCCTAAGTTTTTGTCGTTGACTGAACCAGGATGTTATCTAAAGTTATACTAAAAACGGCGGAGATTTGAATTTTTACAAAATAACAAAAAAGCTAGATGTGTAGGGGTAAAGCAAAAGCTTAATGGTGTCAACTTAAGCCCTGGTGAATGGAATTCACGGCTACACAAACAAAGTCCGCCTGCGCGGACTAAGGAAAAATCAAGGATTGAAACCCACGCAGGTGGGTTTTGCCTGTGTAGACGCAGTTTCTAACCGCCTGTTTTACGTTAAGTTGACACATATCAGCAGTGCTAAACCCCTACCTATAGAATCAAACGATTAAGCCGTTTAGAGTATATTCAGCAACGCCCAAAATTTCAGGATTTACAAGATTAAAAATTTTTATGAATATTAGGGTATGCCCTGCGGTTGTGGTCTTGAGTCAAAATAGCGTTACAGTGGGGCGCAAAATTACTAATGTCTTAGCTGGTGCGAAATTATATGGTTTGGTTAATCGCACTCATGATGTTGATATTACCTTTACCAATTTTGGCGAAACTTTACGAGAACTATTCGCTGCTGGTACACCGATAATTGGTATTTGTGCAGCGGGGATTCTAATTAGAACAATTGCACCATTGTTAACTGACAAGGGACAAGAACCGCCAGTTTTAGCTGTAGCTGAAGATGGTAGTGCTGTTGTTCCGCTTTTGGGTGGTTTAAGTGGTGTAAATGATTTAGCGCGTCAAGTGGGGTCAGCACTGAATATCCAACCAGCAATTACCACAACGGGAGATATCCGCTTTCACACTGCTTTGTTATCTCCTCCTGCTGGATATCATTTAGCTAACCCAGAACATGGGAAAAAATTTATTGCTGATTTATTGGCTGGGGGAAAAGTTAAATTACAAGGAATAGCACATTGGTTGAGTGAGAGTAATTTACCTATTGATGAAAATGGTGAGTTAATTATTCAAATTACTGAAAATTTGGGTAATTCTGATGCTAATTGTTTAGTTTATCATCCTGGGAAAATTGCGATCGCTCTCACCAGCCCAGAACCAGATACAATCACTCAAATTCACCAAATCCTCGCAGCATCTAATTTAGCACCTGCCGCAGTGGCAGGAATATTTGCACCGCTACAACTGGCGAATAATTCCCAACTTCACTCTATAGCGACAACTTTGGGAGTTCCTACCCGTTTCCTACACACCAATGAACTAACGGAATTGGTTTTGGCGGCTACAGGTGCAGATAGTCGAATTGTATCATCCCCATTTTCCCAGATAGCTGTTGCCATTTCCACGCAAATTATCAACCCTGACACCATTGGACAACCCCAGGGCAAATTAGCGATTATTGGTACGGGTCCTGGTGCATCTCAATGGATGTCACCCCAGGTAAAGGAAATTTTGGCATCAGCGACGGATTTAGTCGGTTATAAAACTTATATTAATTTAATTGGACATCTCGCAGATGGTAAGCGAATTCATGAATCAGATAACCGCGTGGAAGCAGAGAGGGCATATCAGGCGCTAGATTTAGCTGCATCGGGAAAATATGTAGCAGTTGTATCTTCTGGCGACCCCGGTATTTACGCAATGGCGGCGGCAGTGTTTGAGGTTCTAGAGCAATATCATAAACCAGAATGGCAAACCATTGATATTCAAGTCGCCCCTGGTATTTCGGCTATGCAAGCCGCAGCAGCCACTATTGGTGCGCCTTTGGGGCATGATTTCTGTGTGATTTCTCTCTCTGACATTTTGAAACCTTGGGAAATTATCGCTCAACGAATTACCGCTGCGGCTAAAAGTGATTTTGTCATTGCTTTCTATAACCCTGTATCAAAAGAACGCACTTGGCAACTAGCCGCTGCGAAAAAGATTTTAATGGAACACCGTAAACCCAATACCCCAGTTGTGTTGGGACGAAATTTAGGAAGAAAGGGAGAAGAAGTCAAGGTTACGACTCTAAAGGAATTAGAACCAGCATTAGCAGATATGCGAACTGTGATTATTATTGGTTCTTCCCACACTCGACAAATCCAGCAAGATCATAATATTTGGGTTTATACTTCCCGCCGATATAATTCTCAGGAATGATGTTTTTTCTATTAAACATAATATCCTTCTTCTTTCTTCCTTTCCCCGGACTCCTTTAAGATATAACTCTCTTAATTATGTCTAGTTTATATCTGAGAAAGACTTGATTTTTTTATTCTCATCATCAACAATAAAAACATCATGTTTCAGACATGATTGTAGCCAATAAAAGTGACAGAAGCCCTGATAATGTCCGCCCTTGCGGACATTTTACTTATTATAAATTCTTAAAAAAAATGACAATTGTATATTGAAAATTTAGTAAGGATTCAGGGAACAGGGAAGATAAAAGAAAAATGGGTTATTCGGTTCTTTTTATGGAAAACCTGGTTCAAAATCATTGGTAGCCTTATTGTGTAGGCATTTTATTGAAAACATGGATATAGTTGTTTATAACCCTTGTCCTGTAAGGGTTTTTTTATAATCAATCCTCAAGCACCATAAAAGTAGCGCAAGAGCCAAAACTAATTATATAAAAGATTTGGATTTAATGTAGGGGTAGCGCCCCCGTGCCTACCCCGATATTTGGGGCAACCAGAGAGGGTTTGCCCCCTACAAAATATTTAATGTAGGGGTAGCGCCCCCGTGCCTACCCCGATATTTGGGGCAACCAGAGAGGGTTTGCCCCCTACAAAATATTTAATGTAGGGGTAGCGCCCCCGTGCCTACCCCGATATTTGGGGCAACCAGAGAGGGTTTGCCCCCTACAAAATATTTAATGTAGGGGTAGCGCCCCCGTGCCTACCCCGATATTTGGGGCAACCAGAGAGGGTTTGCCCCCTACAAAATATTTAATGTAGGGGTAGCGCCCCCGTGCCTACCCCGATATTTGGGGCAACCAGAGAGGGTTTGCCCCCTACAAAATATTTAATGTAGGGGTAGCGCCCCCGTGCCTACCCCGATATTTGGGGCAACCAGAGAGGGTTTGCCCCCTACAAAATATTTAATGTAGGGGTAGCGCCCCCGTGCCTACCCCGATATTTGGGGCAACCAGAGAGGGTTTGCCCCCTACAAAATATTTAATGTAGGGGTAGCGCCCCCGTGCCTACCCCGATATTTGGGGCAACCAGAGAGGGTTTGCCCCCTACAAAATATTTAATGTAGGGGTAGCGCCCCCGTGCCTACCCCGATATTTGGGGCAACCAGAGAGGGTTTGCCCCCTACAAAATATTTAATGTAGGGGTAGCGCCCCCGTGCCTACCCCGATATTTGGGGCAACCAGAGAGGGTTTGCCCCCTACAAAATATTTAATGTAGGGGTAGCGCCCCCGTGCCTACCCCGATATTTGGGGCAACCAGAGAGGGTTTGCCCCCTACAAAATATTTAATGTAGGGGTAGCGCCCCCGTGCCTACCCCGATATTTGGGGCAACCAGAGAGGGTTTGCCCCCTACAAAATATTTAATGTAGGGGTAGCGCCCCCGTGCCTACCCCGATATTTGGGGCAACCAGAGAGGGTTTGCCCCCTACAAAATATTTAATGTAGGGGTAGCGCCCCCGTGCCTACCCCGATATTTGGGGCAACCAGAGAGGGTTTGCCCCCTACAAAATATTTAATGTAGGGGTAGCGCCCCCGTGCCTACCCCGATATTTGGGGCAACCAGAGAGGGTTTGCCCCCTACAAAATATTTAATGTAGGGGTAGCGCCCCCGTGCCTACCCCGATATTTGGGGCAACCAGAGAGGGTTTGCCCCCTACAAAATATTTAATGTAGGGGTAGCGCCCCCGTGCCTACCCCGATATTTGGGGCAACCAGAGAGGGTTTGCCCCCTACAAAATATTTAATGTAGGGGTAGCGCCCCCGTGCCTACCCCGATATTTGGGGCAACCAGAGAGGGTTTGCCCCCTACAAAATATTTAATGTAGGGGTAGCGCCCCCGTGCCTACCCCGATATTTGGGGCAACCAGAGAGGGTTTGCCCCCTACAAAATATTTAATGTAGGGGTAGCGCCCCCGTGCCTACCCCGATATTTGGGGCAACCAGAGAGGGTTTGCCCCCTACAAAATATTTAATGTAGGGGTAGCGCCCCCGTGCCTACCCCGATATTTGGGGCAACCAGAGAGGGTTTGCCCCCTACAAAATATTTAATGTAGGGGTAGCGCCCCCGTGCCTACCCCGATATTTGGGGCAACCAGAGAGGGTTTGCCCCCTACAAAATATTTAATGTAGGGGTAGCGCCCCCGTGCCTACCCCGATATTTGGGGCAACCAGAGAGGGTTTGCCCCCTACAAAATGTATTTGGGGCAACCAGAGAGGGCTTGCCCCCTACAAAATATTTAATGTAGGGGTAGCGCCCCCGTGCCTACCCCGGTATTTGGGGCAACCACAGGGGGTTTGCCCCTACTGTTAAAAGATCAACAACGACCAGCCCAAGTTATCCATTTATGGGATAAACCTATATGCAAAATTTCTCCAGTTCTCTCGAATTCTGTGATAATTGTTGTTGTTAAATCAACGCCCATAAATTCAGCTTCATTGACATTACTATCAATTAAATTGGCATGATGGAGATTAGCGCCTGTAAAGTCAGCACCACTTATTTCTGCTTGGTTGAGATTTGCACCGACTAAGTTTGCTGAAGTTAAATTTGCAGTTCGCAAATCAGCACCCCTCAGGTTAGTTTTTCTGAGGTTGACTCTAGTTAAATCAGCACCAATTAAGTTAACTTCACTTAGGTTGGCATTTTCTAAATTTGCTCTACTTAAATCAGCATTAGTGAGATTGGCTCTACTGAGGTTACA harbors:
- the cobJ gene encoding precorrin-3B C(17)-methyltransferase encodes the protein MNIRVCPAVVVLSQNSVTVGRKITNVLAGAKLYGLVNRTHDVDITFTNFGETLRELFAAGTPIIGICAAGILIRTIAPLLTDKGQEPPVLAVAEDGSAVVPLLGGLSGVNDLARQVGSALNIQPAITTTGDIRFHTALLSPPAGYHLANPEHGKKFIADLLAGGKVKLQGIAHWLSESNLPIDENGELIIQITENLGNSDANCLVYHPGKIAIALTSPEPDTITQIHQILAASNLAPAAVAGIFAPLQLANNSQLHSIATTLGVPTRFLHTNELTELVLAATGADSRIVSSPFSQIAVAISTQIINPDTIGQPQGKLAIIGTGPGASQWMSPQVKEILASATDLVGYKTYINLIGHLADGKRIHESDNRVEAERAYQALDLAASGKYVAVVSSGDPGIYAMAAAVFEVLEQYHKPEWQTIDIQVAPGISAMQAAAATIGAPLGHDFCVISLSDILKPWEIIAQRITAAAKSDFVIAFYNPVSKERTWQLAAAKKILMEHRKPNTPVVLGRNLGRKGEEVKVTTLKELEPALADMRTVIIIGSSHTRQIQQDHNIWVYTSRRYNSQE
- a CDS encoding pentapeptide repeat-containing protein; this encodes MDTQKLLKSYKSGERNFPAINLHQAMLRRADLRGINLEAADLSGADLAQANLSGCNLSRANLTNADLSRANLENANLSEVNLIGADLTRVNLRKTNLRGADLRTANLTSANLVGANLNQAEISGADFTGANLHHANLIDSNVNEAEFMGVDLTTTIITEFERTGEILHIGLSHKWITWAGRC